The following is a genomic window from Deltaproteobacteria bacterium HGW-Deltaproteobacteria-4.
TGCGCTATGCCCTCTTTGCCGGCTTTATCTACTCGGTCGGCGCGGTCATCGACAAGACCGGGGTCATGGATTATTCTCCCCTCTACTTCACTTATCTGCTGGTCATCTTCATGCTGGTCTTTATGTCCCTCAACCTTCTCCGCCCCCGCTACCGCGGCCGCATCCTGCGTGAGTGGCAATACAATCCCCGCCTCATCCTCATTGCCGGTCCGGTGATGATGGGTTCTTTTCTCACCTTCCGCTACGGTCTCAAACTTGCCCCCTTAAGTTACGCTGTTCCGACTAGGCAGGTGAGTATCCTCATCGGCGTCCTTATCGGCACTCTCTTTCTCAACGAAACCTGCGGCCGCATCCGTTTGTTGGCTGGCGTTACCATTCTCGCCGGCGTGGTTTTGATCCGGTTTGGTTGAGGGGTGGCACTCCCCGTCCATTTGCGCTACCATACTGTTCCTACGCACAACCTTGAATTGGTAGGGATACTTCTTGTGGGTATCCGCCTTAATCCGGGCACCCACAAGGGATGCCCCTACCGGAAATCCTTTATCTGCCGGAGCACCATGAAAAACCTAGCCAACTTCCTCTTTGAAGTCGGGATGCTCAAACGCACGCCGCGCACCGGCTTTCAGTTTCTCGGCTCTGGAGCCGAGTCGGTCGCCGAGCACTCCTTCCGTACCGCCGTCATCGGCTACACGCTGGCGCAGCTTGACGGTACAGTGAATCCGGCGCGGGTCATGCAATTGTGCCTCTTTCACGATATCCCCGAGGCGCGTACCGGCGATCTAAACTATGTCAACAAGAAGTATGTGCAGGCCGATGAAGGGCGGGCCGTGCGCGATCTTGCCGCGACTCTCCCTTTTGGCGACGATTATCAGGGTACGATCGCGGAATTTACCGCCGGGGAGACGCCAGAGTCTTGTCTCGCTCACGATGCCGATCAGCTGGAGATGATCCTCGCTCTCAAAGAGTACCGGGATCTCGGCAATCGCAATGCCGAAGAGTGGTACCCCTACTCTCTGAAACGATTGAAGACCGTGGTGGCCCGTGAGTTGGCCGAGACCATCTGGGTCACCGATTCGAGCCGCTGGTGGTTCGAGGGGGAGGGAGAGGCCTGGTGGGTGAAGGGGAAGCGCTAAAGATATTCGGTTGACTTTTTCCGCGGCACCCTGCTAGCTTAACATCACAATTTAGCCCTAGGGGAGTGACTGACGTCACTGAGAGTTTCGCCGCCAGCGGGACGACCCTTTGAACCTGATCCGGCTCATACCGGCGTAGGGAAGCGGCGCATCCTCCCGAACGAATTATGAAGACGGTGGAGCCGCGACAAGTCGGCTCCACCGTCTTTTTATTTGTGGTGACTTTATGCAGATCATGGTCAATGAACGCAGTATCGAAGTCCCCGCCGGGATAAGCCTCTTTGCGCTGCGCGCCAGTTACAAGCCGCAGGCCGATCTCCTGATCGTC
Proteins encoded in this region:
- a CDS encoding phosphohydrolase, producing MKNLANFLFEVGMLKRTPRTGFQFLGSGAESVAEHSFRTAVIGYTLAQLDGTVNPARVMQLCLFHDIPEARTGDLNYVNKKYVQADEGRAVRDLAATLPFGDDYQGTIAEFTAGETPESCLAHDADQLEMILALKEYRDLGNRNAEEWYPYSLKRLKTVVARELAETIWVTDSSRWWFEGEGEAWWVKGKR